A part of Melittangium boletus DSM 14713 genomic DNA contains:
- a CDS encoding sigma-54-dependent transcriptional regulator, with amino-acid sequence MAKVLVIDDEANLRKVLAALLRRDGFEVTVAADGEQGLAEFHKNGADIVVTDLVMPKAGGMEVLRAVNAANPDVPVIIITAHGTVDSAVEAIKAGAFDYVTKPFDQSELSAAIAKAAKAHVVAQRSVRADAKARAAIIGESPQLQDVFKIIDKVADTPATVLITGESGTGKELIASALHGASSRRDKPFIKINCAAIPHNLLESELFGYERGAFTGAVTSKPGRFELADGGTLFLDEIGEIPVEMQVKLLRALQEGEFERVGGIKTTRVDVRLIAATNRDLQAEIDVGRFRKDLYYRLAVVPLVLPALRERRGDIHMLATHFVEKYNRKLNKKIEGITDDAMALLQAYNWPGNIRELENLIERVLLLADGPSITAKDLPEPVRQATTPPPAAPAAPADAPTSEGGLKDIVRMKAAELEKDLISKALDETGGNVTRAAKLLQISRKSLQTKMKEFGLRDMAIQDGRDEGPED; translated from the coding sequence ATGGCGAAAGTACTGGTCATCGACGACGAGGCGAACCTCCGCAAGGTGCTCGCCGCCCTGCTGCGCCGCGACGGCTTCGAAGTCACCGTGGCCGCCGACGGGGAGCAGGGCCTCGCCGAGTTCCACAAGAACGGCGCGGACATCGTGGTGACCGACCTGGTCATGCCCAAGGCCGGCGGCATGGAGGTCCTCCGGGCCGTCAACGCCGCCAACCCGGACGTGCCCGTCATCATCATCACCGCGCACGGCACCGTGGACTCCGCCGTCGAGGCCATCAAGGCCGGCGCCTTCGACTACGTCACCAAGCCGTTCGATCAATCGGAGCTGTCGGCCGCCATCGCCAAGGCCGCCAAGGCCCACGTCGTCGCCCAGCGCTCGGTGCGCGCCGACGCCAAGGCCCGCGCCGCCATCATCGGCGAGTCGCCCCAGTTGCAGGACGTCTTCAAGATCATCGACAAGGTGGCGGACACCCCGGCCACCGTCCTCATCACCGGTGAGAGCGGCACCGGCAAGGAGCTCATCGCCTCGGCCCTGCACGGCGCCTCCAGCCGCCGCGACAAGCCCTTCATCAAGATCAACTGCGCCGCCATCCCCCACAACCTCCTCGAGTCCGAGCTCTTCGGCTACGAGCGCGGGGCCTTCACGGGCGCCGTCACCTCCAAGCCCGGGCGCTTCGAGCTGGCCGACGGCGGCACGCTCTTCCTCGATGAGATCGGGGAGATTCCCGTCGAGATGCAGGTGAAGCTGCTGCGCGCGCTCCAGGAAGGCGAGTTCGAGCGCGTGGGCGGCATCAAGACGACCCGTGTGGACGTGCGCCTCATCGCCGCCACCAACCGCGACCTGCAGGCGGAGATCGACGTCGGGCGCTTCCGCAAGGATCTCTACTACCGGCTCGCGGTGGTGCCCCTGGTGCTCCCGGCGCTGCGCGAGCGCCGCGGCGACATCCACATGCTCGCGACGCACTTCGTGGAGAAGTACAACCGCAAGCTCAACAAGAAGATCGAGGGCATCACCGACGACGCCATGGCGTTGCTCCAGGCCTACAACTGGCCCGGCAACATCCGTGAGCTGGAGAACCTCATCGAGCGGGTGCTGCTCCTGGCCGATGGCCCATCCATCACCGCGAAGGATCTCCCCGAGCCCGTGCGCCAGGCGACCACGCCGCCGCCCGCCGCCCCGGCCGCTCCCGCGGATGCCCCCACGAGCGAGGGTGGGCTCAAGGACATCGTCCGCATGAAGGCGGCCGAGCTCGAGAAGGATCTCATCTCCAAGGCCCTGGACGAGACGGGTGGCAACGTCACCCGGGCGGCCAAGTTGTTGCAAATCAGCCGGAAATCCCTTCAAACGAAGATGAAGGAATTTGGCCTGCGCGACATGGCGATACAGGATGGGCGAGACGAGGGACCCGAGGACTGA
- a CDS encoding Hpt domain-containing protein, which translates to MQDDAAPALDMEHLSRLRELGDSGSSGALARMFHRYLDSIPPQLVRMREAVEKADTSRLAREAHDLAGSSAVYGLPRLRQCCLALEALAKNKTEDVPGTLMAEVERAFEEARPLVLAELPLEG; encoded by the coding sequence ATGCAAGACGACGCCGCCCCCGCGCTCGACATGGAGCACCTCTCCCGACTGCGAGAGCTGGGAGACTCCGGCTCGTCGGGCGCCCTGGCGAGGATGTTTCATCGCTACCTCGACAGCATTCCGCCCCAGCTCGTGCGCATGCGCGAGGCCGTGGAGAAAGCCGATACCAGCCGGCTCGCGCGCGAGGCCCATGACCTGGCGGGCAGCAGCGCCGTGTACGGACTGCCCCGGCTGCGGCAGTGCTGCCTGGCGCTGGAGGCCCTGGCCAAGAACAAAACCGAGGACGTGCCCGGAACGCTCATGGCCGAGGTGGAGCGCGCCTTCGAGGAGGCCCGTCCGCTGGTGCTCGCCGAGCTGCCCCTCGAGGGATAG
- the rsmI gene encoding 16S rRNA (cytidine(1402)-2'-O)-methyltransferase translates to MSGTLYLVATPIGNLGDVSTRALETLRQVAFVACEDTRHSRVLLEHFGISADTVSLPAFAEGQRAGRILDRLVAGEDCALVTDAGSPGISDPGEKLVAEALERGVKVVPVPGPTALVAALSASGLPTGRFHFLGFLPRKGPERQAMLEEVAPLSATLALYESPRRLGETLADLRDALGERRAVVARELTKVHEEFVRGTLGSLGERYATEEPRGEVVVLVEGRTGEHRWSEEELRRALEEGLGRGEKLKGLSTELARRAGWSGQDVYRLGLGLKKR, encoded by the coding sequence ATGTCTGGGACGCTCTATCTGGTGGCCACGCCCATCGGGAACCTGGGGGACGTGTCCACACGCGCCCTCGAGACCCTGCGGCAGGTGGCCTTCGTGGCTTGTGAGGACACGCGGCACTCGCGCGTGCTGCTCGAGCACTTCGGTATCTCCGCGGACACGGTGAGCCTGCCCGCGTTCGCCGAGGGACAGCGCGCGGGCCGCATCCTGGATCGGCTCGTGGCCGGAGAGGACTGCGCCTTGGTGACGGACGCGGGCAGTCCCGGCATCAGCGACCCCGGCGAGAAGCTGGTGGCCGAGGCCCTCGAGCGCGGCGTGAAGGTGGTGCCCGTGCCGGGGCCCACCGCCCTGGTGGCGGCGCTGAGCGCGTCGGGGTTGCCCACCGGGCGCTTCCACTTCCTCGGCTTCCTGCCGCGCAAGGGGCCCGAGCGCCAAGCCATGCTGGAGGAAGTGGCGCCGCTGTCCGCGACGCTCGCCCTCTACGAGTCTCCGCGCCGGTTGGGTGAGACGCTGGCGGACCTGCGCGACGCGCTGGGCGAGCGGCGGGCCGTGGTGGCGCGGGAGCTGACCAAGGTGCACGAGGAGTTCGTGCGCGGCACCCTGGGCTCGCTCGGCGAGCGCTATGCGACCGAGGAGCCCCGGGGCGAGGTGGTGGTGCTCGTGGAGGGACGCACGGGCGAGCACCGCTGGAGCGAGGAGGAGTTGCGACGCGCCCTGGAGGAAGGGCTCGGGCGCGGCGAGAAGCTCAAGGGGTTGAGCACCGAGCTGGCCCGCCGCGCCGGTTGGTCCGGGCAGGACGTGTACCGGCTCGGGCTCGGGCTCAAGAAGCGCTGA
- the murJ gene encoding murein biosynthesis integral membrane protein MurJ translates to MTVPAPRPDALPTPAPPHRVPSGASVKGGSGALFVAAGILASKLVGLVRERAFAHYLGNGVAAAVFKAALRIPNFLQNLFGEGVLSGSFIPVYAGLLGKGDEKEADRVAGAVFGLLALATGLMVALGMLATPFFVDTIAPGFEGEARRMAIRLVRILFPGTGLLVMSAWCLGVLNSHRKFFLSYLAPVVWNLAIIATLVGAGLRGMAEEPLAVVVAYGVVAGCALQFLVQVPSVLRVLGHFRPRLSTASESVRQVLRSFGAVVLGRGVVQISAYVDTSYASLVATRALSTLTYAQTIYLIPVSLFGMAISAAELPEMSRAAGAGEEVAHKLRTRLEAGARRIAFFVVPSSAALLFIGDVVAGALLQTGRFTAADTRYLWYVLMGASVGLVASALGRLYASTFYALKDTRTPLRFAALRVVLDATLAWFLALKLPGLLGLPAHLGTAFLPLSGGLMAWFESQMLRRTLAGKIGGVRLPEGMGKLWVAAGLAGLLGLGIKMGLTRLLGPAPQVLAEWGGGILSPPDLHPALVFPAVVLPFGALYFALTAAWGVPEAKSVLQKVFRRLRPR, encoded by the coding sequence TTGACTGTTCCCGCTCCCCGTCCCGACGCCCTTCCGACTCCCGCCCCCCCGCATCGCGTGCCCTCGGGCGCTTCCGTCAAGGGCGGCAGCGGCGCCCTGTTCGTCGCGGCGGGCATCCTCGCCTCGAAGCTGGTGGGGCTCGTGCGCGAGCGCGCCTTCGCGCACTACCTGGGCAACGGCGTGGCGGCGGCGGTGTTCAAGGCGGCGCTGCGCATCCCCAACTTCCTGCAGAACCTCTTTGGAGAGGGGGTGCTGTCCGGCTCCTTCATCCCGGTGTACGCGGGGCTCCTGGGCAAAGGAGACGAGAAGGAAGCGGACCGGGTGGCGGGGGCGGTGTTCGGCCTGCTCGCGCTGGCCACGGGGCTGATGGTGGCGCTGGGCATGCTCGCCACGCCCTTCTTCGTGGACACCATCGCCCCGGGCTTCGAGGGCGAGGCGCGGCGCATGGCCATCCGCCTGGTGCGCATCCTCTTTCCGGGCACGGGCCTGCTGGTGATGTCCGCGTGGTGCCTGGGGGTGCTCAACAGCCACCGCAAGTTCTTCCTGTCCTACCTGGCGCCGGTGGTGTGGAACCTGGCCATCATCGCCACGCTGGTGGGCGCGGGCCTCCGGGGAATGGCCGAGGAGCCCCTGGCGGTGGTGGTCGCCTATGGCGTGGTGGCCGGCTGCGCGCTGCAATTCCTCGTGCAGGTGCCCTCGGTGCTGCGGGTGCTCGGCCATTTCCGGCCCCGGCTGTCCACGGCGAGCGAGTCCGTGCGCCAGGTCCTGCGCAGCTTCGGCGCGGTGGTGCTCGGCCGGGGCGTGGTGCAGATCAGCGCCTATGTGGACACGTCCTATGCGTCGCTCGTGGCCACCCGGGCCCTGTCCACGCTCACCTACGCACAGACGATCTACCTCATCCCGGTGAGCCTCTTCGGCATGGCGATCTCCGCGGCGGAGCTGCCGGAGATGTCGCGCGCGGCCGGGGCGGGGGAGGAGGTGGCCCACAAGCTGCGCACGCGCCTGGAGGCGGGAGCACGGCGCATCGCCTTCTTCGTGGTGCCCTCGTCGGCCGCGCTGCTCTTCATCGGAGACGTGGTGGCGGGTGCCCTCCTGCAGACGGGCCGCTTCACCGCCGCGGACACGCGCTACCTCTGGTACGTGCTGATGGGGGCCTCGGTGGGCCTGGTGGCCTCGGCGCTGGGCCGCCTGTACGCCTCGACCTTCTACGCCCTCAAGGACACGCGCACGCCCCTGCGCTTCGCGGCGCTGCGGGTGGTGCTCGACGCGACGCTGGCCTGGTTCCTGGCGCTCAAACTACCGGGCCTGCTGGGGCTCCCAGCCCACCTGGGCACGGCCTTCCTGCCCCTGTCGGGCGGGCTGATGGCCTGGTTCGAGTCCCAGATGCTGCGGCGCACGCTCGCCGGGAAGATAGGCGGGGTCCGGCTGCCCGAGGGCATGGGGAAGCTCTGGGTCGCGGCGGGCCTCGCGGGCCTCCTGGGCCTGGGTATCAAGATGGGGCTCACCCGGCTGCTGGGCCCCGCGCCCCAGGTGCTGGCGGAGTGGGGCGGCGGCATCCTCTCCCCGCCGGACCTCCACCCGGCGCTCGTCTTCCCGGCCGTGGTGCTGCCCTTCGGAGCCCTCTATTTCGCCCTCACGGCGGCCTGGGGTGTTCCCGAGGCGAAGTCCGTCCTCCAGAAGGTGTTCCGCCGCCTGCGGCCGCGCTAG
- a CDS encoding M23 family metallopeptidase → MRPPLPTLGPPPKKSPLGPVLVISLFLGLVAGGVWWWKNRSVSEQPEVTAAAQAPEAPGATDAVAAAPPSTGTPAPASPSPTPGSAAPTVVATPEPSGVSHVTVRIEGPLETALVAAAGASVGPALAQVVTRTLVWWVDVPGDLRRGDTLDVLYETRPNEEPLVHAVRFASGKTGQTHRAYRFQASGEKSPRYYQPGGEELELRLEHSPLDDYEQVTSLLRDGRKHKGVDFKTAVGTPVKAPFTGIVKRKNWGFRFNGNCIELEEVGGKHRRALFLHMDELPRSLKVGDRIAAGALVGRSGNSGRSFAPHLHYQLEAQNDRVLDPYESHRTYRRSLPSAQRATFEAEVRRQDALFGTTVVAGAGN, encoded by the coding sequence ATGCGGCCGCCTCTTCCCACCCTCGGACCTCCGCCGAAGAAAAGCCCCCTGGGGCCGGTGCTGGTCATTTCGTTGTTCCTGGGCCTGGTGGCCGGGGGCGTGTGGTGGTGGAAGAACCGGTCCGTCTCCGAGCAGCCCGAGGTCACGGCCGCCGCCCAGGCCCCCGAGGCGCCAGGTGCGACGGACGCCGTCGCCGCCGCGCCGCCCTCGACCGGGACTCCGGCACCCGCATCGCCCTCCCCCACTCCGGGCAGCGCCGCCCCCACGGTCGTCGCGACGCCCGAGCCCTCGGGTGTGTCTCATGTCACCGTCCGCATCGAGGGTCCGCTGGAGACGGCGCTCGTCGCCGCCGCCGGAGCCTCGGTGGGTCCCGCGCTCGCCCAGGTGGTGACCCGCACCCTCGTGTGGTGGGTGGACGTGCCGGGAGACCTCCGCCGGGGAGATACCCTGGACGTGCTCTATGAAACGCGCCCCAACGAGGAGCCCCTCGTGCACGCGGTGCGCTTCGCCAGCGGAAAGACGGGCCAGACGCACCGCGCCTACCGCTTCCAGGCCTCGGGAGAGAAGAGCCCCCGCTACTACCAGCCCGGTGGAGAGGAGCTGGAGCTGCGCTTGGAGCACTCGCCCCTGGACGACTACGAGCAGGTGACGTCGCTGCTGCGCGATGGCCGCAAGCACAAGGGCGTGGACTTCAAGACCGCCGTGGGCACGCCCGTCAAGGCGCCCTTCACCGGAATCGTGAAGCGCAAGAATTGGGGCTTCCGCTTCAACGGCAATTGCATCGAGCTGGAGGAGGTGGGCGGCAAGCACCGCCGGGCCCTCTTCCTGCACATGGACGAGTTGCCGCGCTCGCTCAAGGTGGGAGACCGCATCGCCGCCGGAGCGCTGGTGGGCCGCAGCGGCAACAGTGGCCGCTCCTTCGCGCCGCACCTGCACTACCAGCTCGAGGCCCAGAACGACCGGGTGCTGGACCCCTACGAGAGCCACCGCACCTACCGGCGCTCGTTGCCGTCCGCCCAGCGCGCCACCTTCGAGGCCGAGGTGCGCCGACAGGACGCGTTGTTCGGCACCACGGTGGTGGCGGGCGCGGGCAACTGA
- a CDS encoding S1 RNA-binding domain-containing protein yields the protein MGSGGGDGAGGFGPKKPKATFGDVMLGIPSGRSGEDRGGGRGGGGERRSDRPREDRAAKPQGAAQEGAPRDERRPRGERGGGRGGGGGGERKPQGPLVVVKRASGAVETRGPVTPEATASAPAESAPETEASAAPVAPAKPAVVPTPSSALYEEVPESQSFAEMFEAQQKDGGHTGRRSVRIGEKVTGTIFQLGADTAFVSLANAKSEAMIELRELKDDEGVLRYGVGDSIEAHVVEAGARGIVLSRALAKGSANLSMLAEARASGMPVEGMVLSVNKGGVEVAIGDVRAFCPISQLDIRFVEKPDQFIGEKLTFRVTEVRERNVVLSRRSLLEDEQKQLAAKTRETLEVGKVVKGKISGVRDFGAFVDLGGVEGMIPVSEMSYMRVAHPSDVVKQGDEVEVEILRMEPGQPNSPDKSKQKERITLSMRARQEDPFKTALSEIKEGDRLQGKVVRLQPFGAFVELRPGVDGLVHVSALSERRIAHPRDAVKEGEVIWVQVEKIDPNDKRIGLRRISEEEAQRPAEERPAAEAAEAKKPAEPPAPRPKVGQVVVGKVDRIEPYGVFLVFPGGKGLIPASETGTERGTDLRKKFSLGQELKVALVDIDPSGKVRLSITAAERAEERAEVEAWTKSQKPVGGGKQGLGTFADLFKKAGK from the coding sequence ATGGGTTCTGGTGGCGGCGATGGGGCCGGGGGTTTCGGCCCCAAGAAGCCCAAGGCCACCTTTGGCGACGTGATGCTCGGCATCCCTTCCGGCCGGAGCGGTGAGGACCGCGGTGGTGGCCGGGGCGGTGGTGGTGAGCGCCGGTCGGATCGCCCGCGTGAGGATCGCGCGGCCAAGCCCCAGGGCGCGGCCCAGGAAGGCGCTCCTCGTGACGAGCGCCGTCCGCGGGGTGAGCGCGGAGGAGGCCGTGGCGGCGGTGGTGGGGGTGAGCGCAAGCCCCAGGGGCCCCTGGTGGTGGTCAAGCGCGCCTCGGGCGCGGTGGAGACGCGCGGTCCGGTGACGCCCGAGGCCACGGCGTCCGCTCCGGCCGAGTCCGCTCCGGAGACCGAGGCGTCGGCCGCTCCGGTGGCGCCGGCGAAGCCCGCGGTGGTGCCCACGCCCTCGAGCGCCCTCTACGAGGAGGTTCCCGAGTCCCAGTCCTTCGCCGAGATGTTCGAGGCGCAGCAGAAGGACGGGGGGCACACGGGCCGACGCTCGGTGCGCATCGGTGAGAAGGTCACGGGCACCATCTTCCAGCTCGGCGCGGACACGGCCTTCGTGTCGCTGGCCAACGCCAAGAGCGAGGCGATGATCGAGCTGCGCGAGCTCAAGGACGACGAGGGCGTGCTGCGCTACGGCGTGGGCGACTCCATCGAGGCGCACGTCGTCGAGGCGGGCGCTCGGGGCATCGTGCTCAGCCGCGCGCTGGCCAAGGGCAGCGCCAACCTGTCGATGCTCGCCGAGGCCCGTGCCTCCGGCATGCCCGTGGAGGGCATGGTCCTGAGCGTGAACAAGGGCGGCGTGGAAGTGGCGATCGGCGACGTGCGCGCCTTCTGCCCCATCAGCCAGCTGGACATCCGCTTCGTGGAGAAGCCGGACCAGTTCATCGGCGAGAAGCTCACCTTCCGCGTCACCGAGGTGCGTGAGCGCAACGTGGTGCTCTCGCGCCGCTCGCTGCTCGAGGACGAGCAGAAGCAGCTCGCGGCCAAGACGCGCGAGACGCTCGAGGTGGGCAAGGTCGTCAAGGGCAAGATCTCGGGCGTGCGCGACTTCGGCGCCTTCGTGGACCTGGGCGGCGTGGAGGGCATGATCCCCGTCTCCGAGATGTCCTACATGCGCGTCGCCCACCCGAGCGACGTGGTGAAGCAGGGCGACGAGGTGGAGGTGGAGATCCTCCGCATGGAGCCGGGCCAGCCCAACTCCCCGGACAAGTCCAAGCAGAAGGAGCGCATCACGCTCTCCATGCGCGCCCGCCAGGAGGATCCCTTCAAGACGGCGCTCTCGGAGATCAAGGAAGGCGACCGGCTGCAGGGCAAGGTGGTCCGGTTGCAGCCCTTCGGCGCCTTCGTGGAGCTGCGCCCGGGCGTGGACGGCCTGGTGCACGTCTCCGCGCTGTCCGAGCGCCGCATCGCGCACCCGCGCGACGCCGTGAAGGAGGGCGAGGTCATCTGGGTGCAGGTGGAGAAGATCGACCCGAATGACAAGCGCATCGGCCTGCGCCGCATCTCCGAGGAGGAGGCCCAGCGCCCCGCCGAGGAGCGTCCGGCCGCCGAGGCCGCCGAGGCGAAGAAGCCGGCCGAGCCGCCCGCGCCGCGCCCCAAGGTGGGCCAGGTGGTGGTGGGCAAGGTGGATCGCATCGAGCCCTACGGCGTGTTCCTCGTGTTCCCGGGCGGCAAGGGGCTCATCCCCGCGTCCGAGACGGGCACCGAGCGCGGCACGGACCTGCGCAAGAAGTTCTCGCTCGGCCAGGAACTGAAGGTGGCCCTGGTGGACATCGATCCGTCCGGCAAGGTGCGCCTGTCTATCACCGCCGCCGAGCGCGCGGAGGAGCGCGCCGAGGTGGAGGCCTGGACGAAGTCCCAGAAGCCCGTGGGTGGAGGCAAGCAGGGCCTGGGCACCTTCGCCGACCTCTTCAAGAAGGCTGGCAAGTAA
- a CDS encoding 2OG-Fe(II) oxygenase: MSEYVTHRDALPEAALEALRGTLLSSRFVARSPLMGTFQSSRGFALIFTEAGRPTLEERFPFLRDYLARVLEPTGWRGLLPWRERLFGPKPERRAPNAFYVNLLLLEAGRGVGRHIDATLQEPSGVPGATPEHVSVLYLSVPEGAKGGALVLSRERLSVGEVHPRPGLLVHFRGDLTHEVRPFTGGGDNALRASLVCEQYAFAPEALARLPAFRIQSKAGFAAYLEDHRARGG, encoded by the coding sequence GTGAGCGAGTACGTCACCCACCGCGATGCCTTGCCGGAGGCGGCGCTGGAAGCCCTGCGCGGCACCCTGCTCTCCTCGCGCTTCGTGGCGAGGAGTCCGCTCATGGGCACCTTCCAGAGCAGCCGGGGCTTCGCCCTCATCTTCACGGAGGCGGGACGCCCCACGCTGGAGGAGCGCTTCCCCTTCCTCCGCGACTATCTGGCGCGAGTGCTGGAGCCCACGGGTTGGCGGGGACTCCTCCCCTGGAGGGAGAGGCTGTTCGGCCCCAAACCCGAGCGGCGCGCGCCCAACGCCTTCTATGTGAATTTGCTGCTGTTGGAAGCGGGACGCGGCGTGGGCCGCCACATCGATGCGACCCTTCAAGAGCCCAGTGGCGTCCCCGGTGCGACGCCCGAGCACGTGAGCGTCCTCTACCTGAGCGTGCCCGAGGGCGCGAAGGGCGGCGCGCTGGTGCTCTCCCGTGAGCGGCTGTCCGTGGGTGAGGTGCACCCGAGGCCAGGGCTGCTGGTGCACTTCCGGGGAGACCTGACGCACGAGGTGCGCCCCTTCACGGGAGGCGGAGACAACGCCCTGCGCGCGAGCCTCGTGTGCGAGCAATACGCCTTCGCCCCCGAGGCCCTCGCACGGCTGCCCGCGTTCCGCATCCAGTCCAAGGCCGGCTTCGCCGCGTACCTGGAGGATCACCGCGCACGCGGAGGATGA